Proteins encoded in a region of the Drosophila sechellia strain sech25 chromosome 2L, ASM438219v1, whole genome shotgun sequence genome:
- the LOC116803592 gene encoding uncharacterized protein LOC116803592, whose product MRKYIELFAFLLILKTSLCSNERLESIIDGYGQLIESKEQELLLLESQINDLLKKLDEIKINSGNILELDQLRKSLIEKDEKLKDCESNFNNQQSSPGFWNTMKEVIKPKLEEKLKSMSTKTVEGNANSIGAKTVESNETSTWDTIMNNWKDIPRQIIVYFSEN is encoded by the coding sequence ATGAGGAAATATATAGaacttttcgcatttttgttaATTCTAAAAACGAGTTTGTGTTCCAATGAAAGACTGGAAAGTATTATCGATGGTTATGGTCAACTGATTGAATCGAAGGAACAGGAACTGCTATTGCTGGAGTCGCAGATCAACGATTTGTTAAAGAAGTTGGATGAAATTAAGATCAATAGTGGTAACATCTTGGAGTTGGACCAACTAAGAAAAAGTCTAATAGAAAAAGACGAAAAACTCAAGGACTGTGAGAGCAACTTCAATAATCAACAGAGCTCTCCAGGATTCTGGAACACAATGAAGGAAGTCATAAAGCCAAAACTAGAGGAAAAACTAAAATCTATGAGTACAAAAACTGTGGAAGGCAATGCAAATTCTATAGGTGCCAAAACTGTGGAATCCAATGAAACCAGCACATGGGATACCATTATGAATAATTGGAAAGATATTCCCCGCCAGataatcgtttatttttcAGAGAACTGA
- the LOC116800513 gene encoding uncharacterized protein LOC116800513, giving the protein MFTFCHVCQPSLEVGGLLLMTRNMFFCIRSINIPSQPKMSSEHIVDVAQTGLSRTHPSK; this is encoded by the coding sequence ATGTTCACCTTCTGCCATGTTTGCCAACCCTCCTTGGAAGTCGGGGGACTCCTCCTAATGACTCGGAATATGTTTTTCTGTATTCGTAGCATTAACATTCCTTCGCAGCCAAAAATGTCTTCAGAACATATAGTGGATGTTGCGCAAACAGGCTTAAGTAGAACTCACCCGAGTAAGTAG